Below is a window of Methanocaldococcus jannaschii DSM 2661 DNA.
GAACAGAATCTATATGGTATAACAAACGGCTTAGTTTCAGGGATTTTTGGTGTTGATAACTCATAAATTCTTATCTTTTCTTGTTCTTCTTCACTTAACTCATCTTTATCTTTGTTGTTAAAGTAGAAATCCTCTAATCTATCATATTCATCCACTAAGTCAGGAATTTTCTTCAAATCAAAGTCTATATGCTTTGTTGGCTTACTTCTCAACAATAAGAATCTTAAAATCTCTGGGTGGGCTATATTAGTCCAATCCTTTACAGCAAACACAACACCTTTTGAAGAACTCATAGGAATTGCTTTATCCCCAACTTTTAATTGAATCCATTCATAAACAACCTTTTTTGGTGGTATATAGTTATAAATCTCTTTTGCAATTAAAACTCCTGTATCGTAACTTCCCCCTGCTGCTGCATGGTCTTTACCCATTGGCTCAATAGTTACATTAAATATACTCCATCTCGCCGGCCAATCTACTCTCCATGGAAGCTTAGCTCTTCCTTTATATGGTTTTACAGTGTTTTCAAATCCACAAATCTCACATCTATAGGTTATTTCCTCTTTCTCACTATCATATTTTATAACCTTTGTCTTTAACTTTCCACAGTTTTCACAAACTATGTTTATTGGCCACCAGTCATCTGGTAAAGGATTAGCTCTAAATTTATTCAAAATCTCCATAATTTTTTCTCTATTGTCTAAGGCAATCTTTATCTTTTCATCATAAAGTCCTTTTTTGTAGTTTTCATCAGCTCTATATGTTGTTAGCTCTACTCCTAAATCATCTAAACTCTCTAAGTAAGGTCTTAAAAAGTGTTCAGCATAACTTTCACAGCAACCCTCTGGACATGGTATCTCGCTTAAAGGCATCCCAATATACTGCTCAAACTCTTTTGGTAAGAATGGATATAACTTCCTTAATGGGTCGTAGGTATCTGCTATAAAAATTAACTCTGCTTCAACTCCTTTATTTATTAATCCCTTATAGATTGCATCTGCTGTCAGTGTTTCCCTTGCATTTCCTACGTGGATATGTCCTGAAGGTGTTATTCCACTCGCAACGATATATTTATCTGCTTTTCTCTCTTCAATCAATTTTTCAGCAATTACATCAGCCCAATGCATAATTTCCCTCAAAATTTTTGTTTCTTCTATTTTATTGTCTATATTATTTAAAATATAAAAATCAAAAAATCCAAATTTCTTTAGGTTACATAATAATTTGTTAAAATATTAACTACCAAAATGATATAAATAACTTAGTTTTAGACAAAAAAGCTGAATTATAGTCAATCATCAAAAGTTTTTATAGTTATATAATAAACTTATAGAAGCTCAAAAGGGCTTCTATACCAATAACCTTAGAAAATGTTATCTATTTTTGATGATTGACTAATAAAACCTCAACACAACTCTTTTCTCTCCATTACTATGAACTAACTCTAACAAATCATCCAATATTTTCTCAATTTCAACCTCTATAATTCCATATTTTTCATGAACCAACCTTATAAGTCCATCGTTATAATGCATTAACCTACCTTCAACATGAACCCTTCCAAAATATATCTCAACATACTCATCAACATCTATATTGTTAAGGTATTCAATAACTTCTTTTGGATTTTTTACATCAATGATTTCCTCCATAATATCACTATTTTTATTTTTTATTTGTCTGTCTGAGCTAATTTTCTAAGCCGTTCAACACCTTTTATTTCTTTAATAACATCAACAACTGCTTTAGGAACCAAATGCTCCCATTTCTCTCCATTTAACATCCTTCTCCTAATTTCAGTTCCTGAATATTCTTTCCTATTAAACATCTCTGGCCTTTTTACCTCATATCCCCTCTCCTCAAACAAAACTCTAACTAATGGGTTTCCACTATACACAATATCAAATGGAGGGGTTAAAGATTCAACATAAGAAACCCAGATAGAGTTGAACTCAATATCTTTTATAGGGATTGGATAATAGGTTAAATCATAATCTTTAAGCGATTGTGTTATCATTAAGATTCTCTCACCAGCTGTGAATGGATTTTCTAAGGTATGACTTTTTTGAGCACTACCTATTCCAATAATTATTTCATCAACCTCCTCAGCTATCTTTTTTATTACTTCTAAATGTCCCTTATGGAATGGCTGAAACCTACCAATTATAAACCCTCTCAATGTATCACCAAAAATAGTGAAGATTTGGAATTGTTAAAATATATAATGATAAAATAGTCATAAAAACAAAACTTAAAAGTTAAAGGTAATTACTCCCTCTCTACATATGATTTTCTTATGTAGTTTAATATAACCTTCTGCTCAGTTCTTGCTACAACTCTTCTTATTGTCTCTACAGCATCAATGTTTGCTGAAACACTATCAATTCCCCACTCAACTAACTTCTCAACTATGTGAGGTCTGCTTCCAGCCTGCCCACAAATTGATGTTTTTATGCCATGTTTTTTGCAAGTTTTAATTACGTGCTCAACCAACTTTAACACAGCTGGGTGATCTTCTTTATAATACTTTGAAACTAACTCGTTATTTCTATCAATTGCTATTGTGTATTGTGTTAAATCGTTAGTTCCTAAGCTAACAAAGTTTATTCCTTCTTTTATAAAGTCCTCAATAATTAAAGCTGCTGCTGGTGTTTCAACCATAATTCCAAATGGAATATCCTTACATGGTTCTAAACCAACTTCTCTCATTATCTCTTTAACTCTTCTAACTTCATCTGGATGAGTTACGAGAGGGATCATGATCTCTATATTCTTATAGCCCTCTTCTCTCAATCTTTTAATTGCCTTTAATTCACATTTTAATATATCTACTTCATCAAGATCTCTCCTAATTCCTCTCCAACCAAGCATTGGATTGTGTTCTATTGGCTCATTCTCTCCTCCTTCTAAACCTCTAAACTCATCTGTTGGAGCATCTAATGTTCTATAAGTTACAGGTCTTGGGTAGAATGCATCTGCTACCTTTCTAATTCCTTCCATTAACGCCTCTATCAATGCTTCTTCTCCCTCTTCCTCTAAAATCTTTCTTGGATGCTTACCTAATCCTAATATCATATGCTCAGCTCTCAACAAGCCAACCCCATCTGCTCCTGTTGCTGCTGCTCTTTCAGCAACCTCTGGCATGCTGACATTAACTTTAACCTCAGTAGCTGTTATTATTGGAGCTTGTTGAACAACAACCTCCTGTTTTTTCTCTTTTTCTTCAACCTTTTTAATCTCTCCTTCATAAACAATTCCCTTCTCTCCATCAACTGTAACGATCATTCCATCTTTTAAAACCTTCGTTGCTTTCTTTGTTCCAACAACGCAAGGTGTTCCTAACTCCCTTGAAACGATTGCCGCGTGGCAGTTGAATACAACTATTGGAGTGTAATGCTTAGTCCAAACAACATAGTTGTGGTTAAACTCATTTTCTGCTTTAACTGTTATGTTATAAACTTCCCCATAATCTTCTCCAACTTTTTTAATCCTGATGGAGTAAATATCACTCTCTTTTAAGAGTTTGATTTTTTGTTTTATTCTTTCAATGCCATCTTTATCTATTTTGCTAAGGTATTCTTCTAATTTATTTATTCCAATGAATAGTTTTTCTTTATATGTCTTGTATAAATAGCCCTTATAATCAAATTCTTTAAGTTCTGGCAGTATTTGAGATATATCTATTAATTTTTTATCTTCAACTGGTTTTTTGAACTCTTTTAGCTTATCTAATTTGATTCTTCTTGTTCTTTGCAGTATAGTTTCTAAGTTGTTATTAAAGTATATTGTTGCTGTTGATGACCTTTTATATCTCAATCTTGGAATTATTCCCAATCTATATAGCCCAACAATTAAGCCCTCAATCTTTTTGATATGGGAGGAGTTTTGATATATCTCAACTCTTCTCTTTCCACTTAAACATCCATCTCCATCAACAAATCCAGCAATTAAATCGGCTATTTCATCTTTGGTAGCATATAATGGGATAGTGTTTATATTGACCTCAATAAAGCCCAATATTTCAGAAGGTATTTTTCTACTTGTTTGATATTCAATAACGTTGTTTCTATTGCTAATCTCTATAAAGTTGCCTCCAATTAACTTAACATCTCCTTTAACTTTTTCTATGAAGTCCTTCTTTTCCTCAGTGTCTTTTTGGGTAAATCTTACCCTTATTGGTTTTCCATTTCTTCTGACAATGTGTCCATCTGAAAGAACTGCTCCTCCTAAATACATAACTTCTGCTAAGCTTTCATACTTCTCCTCAATCATTGGGATGTAGTCAATACTCAATACAGAAAGGTTGTTATCTATAATATCACATAATTGAACCTTACTGAGTTCTCCATTTACAAACACTGGGAATTTGTGGTCTGGAGTGATTTTTATTGTATCTTTTGTATTTTTATTCTTTCTATAAACGCCAATTTCATATCTCCTTGCCTCTCTTTTTTGTGCATCAATTATCTCTTTCCATTCTGTTTTTAAGGTTTCAGCATTTAATCCCAAAACCTTCAATTTTTCTCCATTTTTAACTAATTTATAGACCTCTTTCATTTTTAAAAAGCCCCTATCTGTTAAAATTTTTGCATCTCCTTCTATACAGGTTAATCCTCCCTCATCTGTTACAATAGCAGCTGCCTTTTTCATCGCTGGAACCATATCTGGTGTGGTCATCTCTGTTACTAATATATCCCCTTCTTTAACCTTGTCTATTTCACTAACATCGTGGATTATTTTAACAACACCTGTTGCAATGCCTGGAGATGCCCCAATACCTTTTAATAATATTTTTGCCTCGATATCCTCTTCTTTTGCCTTTTTCTCTTTTTTACCTTTCTTTAAGGTAGTTATCGGTCTTGCTTGAAGCATGTAAAACTTGCCTTTCTCATAAGCCCATTCAACATCCATCGGTTTTCCATAGTGTTTTTCTATATTCAACCCTATTTTAGCCAATTCTTTAATTTCATCATCTGATAAAACTTGCTTTTCCTTCATATCATCAGGGACTTCAACAACCTTTGTTTCTCCTTTTTCATCCTTAACAAACATCGTTTCTTTTCTTGCTATATGCTTATCAACAATCTCTAAGGTCTTTTTATTGACAATGTATGTATCTGGAGAGACAGAACCACTAACAACTCCCTCTCCTAATCCCCACGCTGCTTCGATAACTAACTCATCATAATTTTCGCTAATTGGATTAACTGTAAACATAACTCCTGCCTTTTCAGCATTAACCAATTTTTGAACAACTGCAGCTAAAGCAACCTTAAAGTGGTCAAACCCCTGTTGTTCTCTGTAGAAAATGGCTCTTGGAGTAAATAAAGATGAGAAGCATTTTTGCACATATTTAACTACATTTTCAGCTCCTTTTATATTCAAGTAAGTATCTTGCTGTCCTGCAAAACTTGCCTCAGGTAAATCTTCAGCGGTTGCAGAACTTCTAACTGCCACTGTTACCTCATCCTCTCCGCACATTTCACATAATTTGTTATATGCCTCAATAATAGCCAATCTCAAATCTTCCGGCATCTCTGCTTCTTCAATTAATTTTCTAATTTTTTTTGATGCATTTGTTAATGCATCTGTGTCATTAACGTCCAAACCGCTTAAAATTTCTCTTATTTTATCCATTAATCCAGTTTCTTTTATAAAGTGCCTGTAAGCATCAGCAGTAACAACGAATGCTGGTGGAACTGGCAATCCAGCGTTCCACATCTCTCCTAATGAAGCTCCCTTACCTCCAGCAATGTCTACATCTTTATTTGATAACTCGTCTAACCATGCAATAAATTTCATGCTATCCCCTTTTGTATTTTGGATAATTAACAATATATAGGGGATTATATATAGCTTTTATTTTAAAATAAATTTAAATATTTGAATGATAATATTATAAATAAAATAGTAGAGTTATTACAAGTGAAAATGTTATAAAAAATTAAAAAAAGTTTCATAATTATAATTTAAGCAATTCTTTTCCTTGCTCAATAACTATTCTACATGGAACTGGTAATTTCATTGCAGCTCTTCTTAAAGCTTCCTTTGCAGCTGGGAATTTGTCTGGGTTTACCCATACTGTTAAGATTGCCTGTCCTTCCTTAACTCTTGCAGCTGTTCCAATTGGTTTTCCAAATGCCAATCTCATTCCATCTGAAATTCTATCTGCCCCAGCTCCAGTAGCCATCTTGTGCTCTCTCAATATTTGGTGTGGATAAACTCTAATTTGGAATTTGTAACCCATTCTACCGCACATCTTTGTTAAATATTTGTTTGCGGCAACTCTTGCAGCTTCTAATGCGTTATGTCTTATTTGGATTGGTCTTGTAGCTACTAAATTAACCTTAACTGGGAATTCTGCTGATAAGTTACCCATTATGAAATGAACTACTTTTGGTTGTGGAACCCCTTTAACATACTCCTTTCTTGTGTATGGTGGTTTATCTACATCTCTGTAACATCTGTTTGGTCTTAAAGAAGCCATATCATCACCTATTTTGGCTGTTTCGTTTTATAGATAAAGAGAAGGACTATGTGTGTTTTCAATTCCCAATATATAAAATTTATTGTGATGCTAATATTTTTAACTTAATATTTAAAGCTTACTGTTATTTTGCTACTCTAAAAAAATGAACTTTATAACCTGCTTAGCAACTTCTAAGATTTTCTTTGTGGTTATATATGAAACAGCTTCATCATGATAC
It encodes the following:
- the lysS gene encoding lysine--tRNA ligase, encoding MHWADVIAEKLIEERKADKYIVASGITPSGHIHVGNARETLTADAIYKGLINKGVEAELIFIADTYDPLRKLYPFLPKEFEQYIGMPLSEIPCPEGCCESYAEHFLRPYLESLDDLGVELTTYRADENYKKGLYDEKIKIALDNREKIMEILNKFRANPLPDDWWPINIVCENCGKLKTKVIKYDSEKEEITYRCEICGFENTVKPYKGRAKLPWRVDWPARWSIFNVTIEPMGKDHAAAGGSYDTGVLIAKEIYNYIPPKKVVYEWIQLKVGDKAIPMSSSKGVVFAVKDWTNIAHPEILRFLLLRSKPTKHIDFDLKKIPDLVDEYDRLEDFYFNNKDKDELSEEEQEKIRIYELSTPKIPETKPFVIPYRFCSIIAQLTYDEEKEDINMERVFEILRRNNYSIDDIDEFSMKKLKDRLLMARNWALKYGEKLVIISEDEAKEIYEKLKDKQKEWIKYFAEKLKTAEFDALNLHELIYQTAKELGLNPRDAFQASYMILLGKKYGPKLGAFLATLGKDFVIRRYSLFE
- a CDS encoding DUF2097 domain-containing protein, which translates into the protein MEEIIDVKNPKEVIEYLNNIDVDEYVEIYFGRVHVEGRLMHYNDGLIRLVHEKYGIIEVEIEKILDDLLELVHSNGEKRVVLRFY
- a CDS encoding nicotinamide-nucleotide adenylyltransferase, with product MRGFIIGRFQPFHKGHLEVIKKIAEEVDEIIIGIGSAQKSHTLENPFTAGERILMITQSLKDYDLTYYPIPIKDIEFNSIWVSYVESLTPPFDIVYSGNPLVRVLFEERGYEVKRPEMFNRKEYSGTEIRRRMLNGEKWEHLVPKAVVDVIKEIKGVERLRKLAQTDK
- the ppsA gene encoding intein-containing phosphoenolpyruvate synthase, which codes for MKFIAWLDELSNKDVDIAGGKGASLGEMWNAGLPVPPAFVVTADAYRHFIKETGLMDKIREILSGLDVNDTDALTNASKKIRKLIEEAEMPEDLRLAIIEAYNKLCEMCGEDEVTVAVRSSATAEDLPEASFAGQQDTYLNIKGAENVVKYVQKCFSSLFTPRAIFYREQQGFDHFKVALAAVVQKLVNAEKAGVMFTVNPISENYDELVIEAAWGLGEGVVSGSVSPDTYIVNKKTLEIVDKHIARKETMFVKDEKGETKVVEVPDDMKEKQVLSDDEIKELAKIGLNIEKHYGKPMDVEWAYEKGKFYMLQARPITTLKKGKKEKKAKEEDIEAKILLKGIGASPGIATGVVKIIHDVSEIDKVKEGDILVTEMTTPDMVPAMKKAAAIVTDEGGLTCIEGDAKILTDRGFLKMKEVYKLVKNGEKLKVLGLNAETLKTEWKEIIDAQKREARRYEIGVYRKNKNTKDTIKITPDHKFPVFVNGELSKVQLCDIIDNNLSVLSIDYIPMIEEKYESLAEVMYLGGAVLSDGHIVRRNGKPIRVRFTQKDTEEKKDFIEKVKGDVKLIGGNFIEISNRNNVIEYQTSRKIPSEILGFIEVNINTIPLYATKDEIADLIAGFVDGDGCLSGKRRVEIYQNSSHIKKIEGLIVGLYRLGIIPRLRYKRSSTATIYFNNNLETILQRTRRIKLDKLKEFKKPVEDKKLIDISQILPELKEFDYKGYLYKTYKEKLFIGINKLEEYLSKIDKDGIERIKQKIKLLKESDIYSIRIKKVGEDYGEVYNITVKAENEFNHNYVVWTKHYTPIVVFNCHAAIVSRELGTPCVVGTKKATKVLKDGMIVTVDGEKGIVYEGEIKKVEEKEKKQEVVVQQAPIITATEVKVNVSMPEVAERAAATGADGVGLLRAEHMILGLGKHPRKILEEEGEEALIEALMEGIRKVADAFYPRPVTYRTLDAPTDEFRGLEGGENEPIEHNPMLGWRGIRRDLDEVDILKCELKAIKRLREEGYKNIEIMIPLVTHPDEVRRVKEIMREVGLEPCKDIPFGIMVETPAAALIIEDFIKEGINFVSLGTNDLTQYTIAIDRNNELVSKYYKEDHPAVLKLVEHVIKTCKKHGIKTSICGQAGSRPHIVEKLVEWGIDSVSANIDAVETIRRVVARTEQKVILNYIRKSYVERE
- the rplJ gene encoding 50S ribosomal protein L16, which gives rise to MASLRPNRCYRDVDKPPYTRKEYVKGVPQPKVVHFIMGNLSAEFPVKVNLVATRPIQIRHNALEAARVAANKYLTKMCGRMGYKFQIRVYPHQILREHKMATGAGADRISDGMRLAFGKPIGTAARVKEGQAILTVWVNPDKFPAAKEALRRAAMKLPVPCRIVIEQGKELLKL